Sequence from the Candidatus Woesearchaeota archaeon genome:
GGAACAGGAATCCTTCTATCAGTTATGATAATCTACAGGCTTTACGAAGAGATTGCAAAACAGCATATGATGGATATGAATCCTATGATGCGCAAGTTTATGGGTGGATAAGATGGTTTTTGAAACTCTTCTCGATCCCATAATGAGCTCCTTGCTTGTTCTTCCTCCTCTTTTGGCAGTAGCAATCGTATCGTTGGTTGTTTCTCTTATAATAACAATAATCTATAAGCTAACCACAAACCAGGATCTGATGAAGCAGCTCAAAAGCGAGATGAAAGAGTTTCAGAAAGAGATGAAAGAGCTTAAGGATCATCCTGAAGAGATGATGAAAGTCCAGAAAGAAGCCATGCAGACAAACATGAAATATATGATGCAATCATTCAAGTCAACTATATTTACAATACTTCCCATTATCATAATCTTTTCCTGGATGAATGCAAACTTCGCTTACGAATCCATAAATCCCCATGAGCAGTTTGAAGTCATACTGAATTTTGACAAGGGTGCGTATGGGGATATTACAATAAATCCCCCTCAAGGAATACAGGTTGTGGGGGACAGCATCGAAGAGGTTATTGAGGGAAAAGCCAAATTCGCACTAAAGGGAGAGGAAGGCAGATACACAGAAGAAAATGCGCTGGAGTTCCTGTACAGCGACAAGAAAGCATATAAGGATGTTATAATCACAGACGGAAAAAGATATGCAGAAAAAGAAAAAAGCGACGTCACGCCCCCGTTAAAAAGCATTGAAATAGATTATGAAAAAAAGAAGATTCTTCCTTTGCTGAATTGGGGCTGGCTCGGAACATATATTTTATTCTCTATTCTGTTCAGTTCTGTATTGAGGAA
This genomic interval carries:
- a CDS encoding DUF106 domain-containing protein; its protein translation is MVFETLLDPIMSSLLVLPPLLAVAIVSLVVSLIITIIYKLTTNQDLMKQLKSEMKEFQKEMKELKDHPEEMMKVQKEAMQTNMKYMMQSFKSTIFTILPIIIIFSWMNANFAYESINPHEQFEVILNFDKGAYGDITINPPQGIQVVGDSIEEVIEGKAKFALKGEEGRYTEENALEFLYSDKKAYKDVIITDGKRYAEKEKSDVTPPLKSIEIDYEKKKILPLLNWGWLGTYILFSILFSSVLRKLLKVY